The sequence GACCGGCGGCCACCTGATCACCCCCCTGCCCGGCGCGATCGCCACCAAACCCGGCAGCGCCACCAAACCCTTCTTCGGCGTGCAGCCGGTGGTCCTCGATGCGCATTCCGGTACCGAGATCACCTCGACCGAGGCCGAGGGCGTGCTCTGCCTCAAGGACAGCTGGCCTGGCCAGATGCGCACGGTCTGGGGCGATCACGAGCGCTTCGAGAAAACCTATTTCAGCGACTACAAGGGCTACTATTTTTCGGGCGACGGCTGCCGCCGCGACGCCGATGGCTATTACTGGATCACCGGCCGCGTCGATGACGTGATCAACGTGTCCGGTCACCGCATGGGCACCGCCGAGGTCGAAAGCGCCCTTGTCGCCCATGCCAAGGTCGCCGAGGCCGCCGTCGTCGGCTACCCCCACCAGATCAAGGGGCAAGGCATCTATGCCTATGTCACCCTGATGAACGGGGTCGAGCCCTCGGACGATCTGCGCAAGGAGCTGGAAAGCTGGGTCCGCACCGAGATCGGCCCCATCGCCAAGCCCGACCTGATCCAATGGGCGCCGGGCCTGCCCAAGACGCGCTCGGGCAAGATCATGCGCCGCATCCTGCGCAAGATCGCCGAGAACGACTATGGCGCGCTTGGCGACACCTCGACACTCGCCGACCCGTCGGTGGTGGATAACCTGATCGAGAACCGCGCAAACAAGGGCTGATGCCGGCGGGGCCGCCGCGCCCCCGCGCGCGCCGGCGGTCCCTCAGCCCACGCTGCACAGCGCCCGCAGATGCGGCGGCAGATCCTTGTTGCGTGAATAGGCGCGCGCCGAGGCGCCCATCACCTCGGCCACGTTATGGCCATCGAGGTCCGGGAAAAGCTCCAGCAGCTCGGCCAGGGCCGCCCGGTCGAGGCTGCCCATCGCCATCGGACCGGGATAGAAACTCTCGGTCGGGATGCCGTTCGACCAGATTACCTCGTGACGCTCGAACAGCAGATGGATATAGGTCACCGACCGCGCGCCGGCCTTGATGCGCGCGCCGCCGCCGGGCATCCGCGCCAGGTGCGTCGCGCGATAGAGCGTTTCGCCCCCGGCCAGGTCACGGGGCGTCAAGAGAACCCCATGCTGGGGCGAGACGACCAGATCACGCTCCAGCCCGAAATGCCCCGCCTGCAACTGCACCGGGCGCAGCCACGGCGACGCGGCCAGTTGCGCCTGGTTCAGCGTCTTGTGGCCGATCCAGACCACCGGCTTGATCCCGTTGTCGCGTGTCATCACCAGATCGCCGGGGCGCAACTGCTCGATCGGGATCTCGCCCTGCGGCGTCAGGATCAGCGTGCCGGGCGTGAAACAGACAACTCCGGTGTTTTCCTGCGTGAAAAAGGTCTCGTCCCCGGCCCCGCCGGTAAAGACGATCCCCTCGCCGGTGCCGAATTGCGCATTGTCCGAATAATCGACGGTCAGCCCGCGCGTATCGGTCGTGTTCGACTGGTTGAGGATGCCGTCATCGGCGTAGTCGGCATAAAGCTCGGAGATATGGTCATAATAGCCCGACAGGTCGATCTGGTCATTGTTCGTCGGGTCGCCATCGTCGATCGCACCGGCGGTCGGATCGTTGAAATCCGTGATCGTGTCGAGGCCGCCGCCGTAAGAGAACGTGTCGTCGCCATCGCCCCCCGACAGCAGATCGTCGCCGTCACCGCCCGACAGCAGATCGTCGCCGGTCCCGCCCGTCAGCGTGTCATCGCCCCCGCCCCCGCTCAGCGTATCATCGCCCGCGCCGGCATCGACCGCGACCGCGCCCATCCCGGCGGACCCGTCAAAGCTGTCGTCCTGATCGGTCAGGACAAAACCCTCGATCTCTTCAAAGGCGACCTCGTCCGCCCCGGCGGTGGCATCGCCCCGTTCCGTGCCGGACAGGACCACCTCGATCCCCTGCGACAGGTTCGAGAAATCCATCAGGTCGTCATCGTCACCGCCTTCGCCGCCGATGACCGAGTCGCTGCCGAACCCGTCGCTGAAAAAGAAGCTGTCGGCATCGTCGCCGCCCGCCATCGTGTCATCGCCCGCCCCGCCGACCAGCGTGTCGGCGCCGGTGCCGCCCCGGATCGAATCGTCGCCCGTGCCGCCATCGAGGCTGTCCGCGCCCGCGCCGCCATTGACCAGGTCATTGCCGCTGCCCGCGAACACGATGTCATCGCCCGCGCCGGAATTGACCGTGTCATCGCCGCCCCAGGCCTGGATCACGTCATCGTCGCCGGTGGTGCCCATCACGCCTGTGGCGTCACCCGCATCGACCAGGTCGCCGTCGGGATCGCCCGTATAGCTGCCGTCGATCACCTCGCCCGCCGCGGTGCCGTCAACGATGCCGTCCAGTGCCGGGGCGGCCTCGGTCGTCAGGGTGAGATACCCCACATCCGTCGTGCCATCGGCGTTCTCGACCGTGTAGGTGATCAGCGTCGTGCCGACGGCCGTGCCCGTTGCGATGGTCAGCGTCCCGTCCGCGTTCAGGGTCACGGCCTGTCCCGTGGCCAGCACCACGGCCGGCCCGCCCACCGAAATCGGCTCGCCATTGACCTCGGTGATAGTCAGGCCCTGCCCCAGCGTATCGATATCATTGGCCAGAACATCGACGACGCGGCTTTCGTTGACCGGAAAGGTCACCTCGTCATCAAAGGCCAGCGCGACCGTCTGGATGCTTTCCTCGGCGAACAGGACATTGGTATCCCAGCCGCCATCGCCCTCGTCGGCCAGCGCGATCTTGATCGTGTTGTCCACGCCGGCGTTGACCGGCGCCTTGAAGGACAGCCCGACCGTGAACCCGTCCATCTCGGTGTTGTAGGGGTCGGACCCGGCCGGATTGTTGATGTAGAGGTTCGAATTGGTGACGTTGTTCACCGTGTCGATCGACACCGGATCGCCGATGGGGGTGACGGCAATGAAATCGCCATTCACCCACACCCCCAGCGAGTCCGAGAACCCCGAGTTCACGTATTCGAGGTATTCCTCGGAGGAAAAGGTGAACTGCATCGTGATGTAGTCACCATCGGGCACGAAGACCGCCTCGAACACCACGGCGTCAAAGGTCGCCGCGCCGCCATTGACCGCGCTCAGCTCGGCATCGCCGGGCCCGCCATGGTTGGTGGTCGTGCCACCTGTCGTATTGGTGTTCGTGGTGCCGCTGGAATTGGTGAAATCGGTGACATCGCCGGTGGAAAAGATCACGCCGCTGTCGCTGGGCACCACCCCGGCCGAGGTCGCCTCGCCCCCGGTATAGGTGCCCGCCTGCCCGGCGCTGCCCGTCAGGGTCGCCGATTGCACGGTGATCCCGTCGCCGAACAACTGATCGGCAAGCGTCGTCGCGTCGGACGTGACGGTGACGTTCAGTTCCGTGGCCGTGGGCATGGGCGCTCTCTACTCGATTCAACAGTCACACGCGGCGTCGAGAGTCGCCCGCTCCCGTTAAGGTGCGGTTACTGCACGTCGCCTCAGCCGTGACATTGCCCGCCCAGAGCGACGGTTTTGGGGCCGGATTGCGGTTTTGCACCGCGCTTAATCAGGCGAAAATGTGCATGCGCACGGCACGGGCGGGTTGCGTCGGATTTTAGCCAAACCGGGACAGGTGCCGCCGGAGCATGGTAAATTCAGGCTTGGGTCGGGGCATGAACGCACACCAGAAAAAAGGAACGTTTCGGCCATGCTTACCCTGCCCCCGGCGCCGCCTTGGGCCGCCCAGGTTCCGACGCAACCGTCCTCACCCCCCCTCGACACCGCCCGCCACACCAAGCCCGAGTTGGGCACATCGGCCGTGACGCCCCCAGCGGCCGCTCATGCTACCGCCGAGCGCCCCGCCGCCGGTCGCAGCAGCCAGGTCGACCCCCTCGCGCCACCGACCGATCCCCCGCCGGTCAAGGGGTTGGGTCTGCCGCCGCTCGATGTCACGCGGGTGGGCGACCGCGACAGCCCCGAGGCCAGGCCGCAAACCCCGACCGAGGCGCTGTTCGCCGCCCGGTTGACCCGCGACACCGGCCAGGAAGACGGCGCATGACAAGAAAGGGCGGCCCCGATCAGGGGGCCGCCCGACAGCGTCAAAGCTGCGCGCGCCAGCTTATTCGGCCAGCGCCATGTCGGTCACGGCATGGGTAAAGGCCCCTTCGGGCGCCTCGGAAATCACCGGGTCCGAGCCGCCGGCCAACAGCGTGTCGACCGTCCGCTGATAGGCCGCCTCGTCCAGGCGACCGTCACCGCCTTCGACCAGCAGAGCGATCTCGCCCATCATGCGCATCTGGTGCTCTTCGGTCTGGGCGCCGGTCTCGTCGTAATCCAGCACGATCATGGCGGCGTCCTCGGGGTTTTCCACCGCCCAGGTCCAGCCGCGCATCGAGGCGCGCACGAAACGGGCCATGCGATCGACGAAGGCCGGATCCTCGAGGTTCTCTTCCAGCGTCCAGATCCCGTCTTCCAGCGTGGCGACGCCGAAATCCTCGTATTTGAAGGTCACCAGTTCCTCGGGCGTGATGCCCGCATCGATGATCTGCCAATACTCGTTATAGGTCATGGTCGAGATGCAGTCGGCCTGACGCTGCAACAGCGGGTCGACGTTGAACCCCGCCTGCAGCAGCGTCACGCCCCCCTCCGAGCCGTCGGTCGGAATGCCAAGCTGGCTCATCCACGACAGGAACGGGTATTCGTTGCCAAAGAACCAATGCGCCACCGTGTGACCGGCCAGATCGGCGGGCTCGGTGATGCCGGTATCGGCCCAGCAGGTCAGCATCAGGCCCGAGCGCACGAAGGGCTGGGCGATGTTGACCACCGACAGGCCCCGTTCCCGCGCGGCCAGCGCCGAGGGCATCCAGTTCAGCATCACGTCTGCCGCGCCCCCGGCCAGCACCTGCGGCGGGGCGATGTCGGGGCCGCCGGGCATGATGTTCACATCCAGCCCTTCCTCGTCGTAATAGCCGTTTTCCAGCGCGACATAGTACCCGGCGAACTGGGCCTGTGTGACCCATTGCAACTGCAGGTTCACCGTATCCTGCGCCCAGGCGCCCGTCCCGGTCATCGCAAGGGCCGCAGCCCCCAGAATTGTTTTTTTCATTGTCTTCCCTCCTGTTGGGTTGTGGTTTTTGTTGCCTTCCACTCAGCCCCGCCGCTGCGACGGATGCCAGAATGTCGTCTTGCGCTCGATCAGCGCGACCAATCCGTAAAAGCCGGATCCGGCCAGCGCGGCGACCGCAATCTCGGCCCAAACCATATCCATCGCCAGACGGCCGACCTCGATTTTGATGCGAAACCCCATGCCGACCGTGGGCGAGCCGAAAAATTCGGCCACGATGGCCCCGATCAGCGCAAGAGTTGTGCAGATTTTCAACCCGTTGAACAAAAAAGGCAGCGCCGTGGGCAGGCGCAATTTCAGCAACCCCTGCCAATAGCTGGCCGCGTAGGTGTGCATCAGATCGCGCTGCATCTGGTCGCTGGCCTTCAGCCCCTGAACGGCGTTCACCAGCATCGGGAAGAACACCATCGCCACGACCACCGCCGCCTTCGACTGCCAGCCGAACCCGAACCACATCACCAGAATGGGCGCCGTGCCCACGATGGGCAGCGCGGCGATGAAATTGCCCACCGGCAATAGGCCGCGTTGCAGAAAGGCCGAGCGGTCGATGGCCAGTGCCGTCAGAAACGCCGCCCCGCAGCCGATCACATAGCCCGACAAGGCCCCTTTCAGGATCGTCTGCTGAAAATCGGCCCAGAGCACATCGGTGTTCGCGGCAAAGGTCTGCGCGATGGCCGAGGGCGCGGGCAGGATGATGGGCGACACCCCGTAGAGCGTCACCGCCAGTTCCCACAGCGCCAGCAAGGTGCCGCCAAAGATCACCGGCACCAACAGCCTGACGCCGCCACCCCGCCCGCCATTGGCCAGCAGGACATTGACCAGCCAGGCGCCGATCCAGACCGCCAGGATCGCGCCCAGCCGCCAGTCGGTCAGCGCCCCCGCGATGACCGCGACCGCGCCAAGGGCGGGCATCACCCAGTCACCGACCAGTCCCCGTTGCAAAACCGCCTTCATGCCGTCCCCTCCGCAGGACCTGTCCGGCGCCGTTTTCCTCGAGGAAAACGACCAGAAAATCTCAGGATTTTCTGCGCCGCGCTGCGCGTGGCGCGCGCCCAACGCCCGCTCATCGCGCAAAACCCATGCGTTTGAGAACCAACCGTTCGATCAGCCCGAGGATGCCCACCAACGCCGCCGCGCAGATCGCCGCCATGAACAGCGCCGACCAGATCTGGATCGTCTGGCCGTAATAGCTGCCGGTCAGCAGCCGTGCGCCCAGACCGAACCGCGCGCCGGTTGGCAATTCCGCCACGATGGTGCCCACCAGCGCCGCCGCGATCCCCACCTTGAGCGAGGCGAACAGGAACGGCACCGAGGCCGGCAGGCGCAGCTTCCAGAAGGTCTCGGTGCCGCTGGCCGAATAGGTCCTCAGCAGGTCCAGATCCATCGCGCCGGGGCTGCGCAGCCCCTTCACCATACCCACGACGACCGGGAAAAAGCTCAGATAGGCCGAGATCAGCGATTTCGGGATCAGCCCCTCCAGCCCGATCGAGTTCAGCACCACGATGATCATCGGCGCAATGGCCAGGATCGGGATGGTTTGCGACGCGATGGCCCAGGGCATGACACTCAGGTCCATGGCCCGGTTGTGCACGATCCCCACCGCCAACAGGATGCCCGCCAGGGTGCCGATGGCAAAGCCCAGCATCGTCGGGGCCAGGGTCTGCCAGGCATGGAAGAACAGGCTGCGCGGGTTCGGCCGATACTCGCCCCGCCGCTCGCGCAGGATCGGCTCGCCCATGGTCGTCGCCCACAGCTCGCCCACCACCTGATGCGGCGCCGGCAGCACCGGGCGCTCCTGGATCAGCGTGTCGACCACGATCTCGGTCGCCGTCATCTCGAGGCCGCGCCGCTCGATCTGGTCCAGCGTCCAGGCGCGGTTCATCATCATCGCCGCCGCGTACCACAGCACGACGATCACGCCGACCACCACCAGCACCGGCAGCAGCGCCCGCGCCACCGCGCTGGCCCCCCGGCCCAGCATCGCGGCCGCGCCCGGCGCGGTGGCGGGATCGACCGTCGCGCTCATGCCCGGCCTCCGCGCGTATGTACGGGCTGTGTACAGTCTGTGTACGGGATGTGACGTGCCATGTCGGCGGCCTCAATCGTCATAGGCATGGCCCGCGCGCAGCCCCTCGCGCACCCGGTGCGCAATCTCCAGAAACTCGGGCGTGTCGCGAATATCCAAGGGGCGCTCGGGCGGCAGCGTGCTTTCGATGACATCGGTGATCCGCCCCGGACGCGGCGACATCACCACTATCTTGGTGGACAGATACACCGCCTCGGGGATCGAGTGGGTAACAAACCCGATCGTCTTGTGCGTCCGCGCCCAGAGTTCCAGCAATTGCTCGTTCAAATGGTCGCGCACGATCTCGTCCAGCGCGCCGAAGGGCTCGTCCATCAGCAGCAGATCGGCGTCAAAGGCCAGCGCCCGCGCGATACTGGCGCGTTGCTGCATCCCACCCGACAATTGCCATGGATACTTCTTGCCAAACCCTGCAAGATCAACGAGTTCCAGAACGTTCTTCACGCGCCGGTCCTGCTCGGCCCTGTCGAACCCCATGATCTCGAGCGGCAGCTTGATGTTCTTCTCGATGGTCCGCCAAGGGTACAGGCCCGCCGCCTGGAACACGTAGCCATAGGCCCGGTTGCGCCGCGCCTCGTCGGGCGTCATGCCGTTGACCGTGATGGAGCCGCCCGTGGGATGCTCCAACGCCGCCACGACCCGCAGAAAGGTGGTCTTGCCGCAGCCCGAGGGCCCGATGAAGCTGACGAAATCGCCCTTGTCGATGGTCAGGTTCACGTCGCGCAGCGCCTGCACAGGACCATCGTTGGTCTGAAAGGTCAGATCCAGACCTTTCGCTTCAATCACAGGGGCTTGCAGGGCGATGTTCACGCTGGCTGACCCGTCGATCTCGCTTGCAACAGCCATCACACGCCGCTCGGGATGTTCATCGGATCACGTTCGATCTTGCGCGGCGTGTTGAGCGACTTCCATTTGCTCAGCGCCTTGGACGCGCTGGCATAGGGCGCACGCTTGACGAACTTGCCCCGGCCCGGCTGCGGCTGGCTGTTCTGCCCATAGGCCCAGACGACATCGCCGCGCGACAGCGTGTAACGCGGCTGCGCCGTGACCTCCATCCCTTCGAAAACGTTGTAATCGATGATGGATTTCTGCGTTGCAGGCGAGATCGTTTTCTTGATCGTCGGATCCCAGACCACCACATCGGCATCCGCGCCGGGCACCAGGGCGCCCTTCATCGGATAGACGTTGAGGATCTTGGCGATGTTGCTCGACGTGGCAGCCACGAACTCCTCGGGCGTCAGGCGCCCCGTCTCGACCCCTTGGGTCCAGAGCATCGCCATCCGCTCCTCCAGCCCGCCCGTGCCGTTCGGGATCTTGGTGAAATCGCCCACGCCCATGCGCTTCTGCTGATCGTCGAAGGCCGCATGATCGGTGGCGACCACCTGCAAGGATCCGGCCGCCAGACCGGCCCAAAGGCTCGCCTGGTGTTCCTTGTTGCGAAACGGCGGTGACATCACGCGGCGGGCCGCATATTGCCAATCCTTGTTGAAATACTCGCTTTCATCCAGGGTCAGGTGCTGGATCAGCGGCTCGCCGTAAACGCGCATGCCCTTTTGGCGCGCACGCCGGATGGCCTCATGCGCCTGCTCGCAGGACACATGCACGATATAGAGCGGCGTTCCGGCGGCATCGGCGATCATGATCGCGCGGTTCGCGGCCTCGCCCTCGACCTCGGGCGGGCGGGAATAGGCGTGACCTTCGGGGCCGGTCACCCCCTCGGCAAGGTATTTCTGCTGCAATTCCTGAACGATATCGCCGTTCTCGGCATGCACAAGCGGCAGCGCGCCCAGTTCCGCGCAGCGCTTGAACGAGGCGAACATCTCGTCATCCTCGACCATCAGCGCGCCCTTGTAGGCCATGAAATGCTTGAACGTATTGATGCCGCGCTCTTTAACAACGGTCTCCATCTCGTTGAAAATGCGCTCATTCCAGTCGGTAATCGCCATGTGATACGAAATGTCGACGCAGATCTGGTCCTTCGACTTGCGGTCCCAGTCATCAATCGCGTTCAAGAGCGAGCCATCCGCCCCGGGCAGACAGAAATCCACCAGCATCGTGGTGCCCCCCGCCGCCGCGGCAAAGGTGCCCGATTCGAAGGTTTCGGCCGCCGTGGTGCCCATGAAGGGCATTTCCAGATGGGTATGGGGGTCGATCCCGCCGGGGATGACATAAGCCTCGGAGGCGTCGATCACCTCGTCCCCGGTCAGGTTCTCGCCGATCTCGAGGATCTTTTCGCCCTCGATCAGCACATCGGCCTTGTACTGGCGGTCTGCCGTGACGACCGTGCCGCCCTTGATCACCTTGCTCATGTCAATCTCCCCGTGTCTCCGGGGCCTGCGCGGGCCCCGGTTGGATTGGATGCCCCTGTTTTCGGGGCTTTTTTCACCTGCGATGGGCTTATTGCGCCACCACGCAGATCATCCTGTCATCCCGCGTCATCAACGGCAGATAGGTCGTTTCGACCGGGCCCTGATACCGGTACCAATAGCAGCCGTCCGACTCGAGGCGGACATTGGTGGTGTCCTGTCCCGGTGCCGCGAGGTCCAACACCTCGGGGCTCAGCGCCTCGGTCTCGCCTTCGGGCGTCGGCGTCACGCACCCCGCCAGCAGGCCCAGCATGACGGCCGGGGCCGCGATCTTCACTAACCTCATTCCACGATCTCCGCAGTGTCCACTACGGCGTGGAATAGCACATTCGCGCCCGCGGTCGCCCACTCGGGTGAGATTTCTTCGGCTTCGTTGTGCGAAAGCCCATCCACGCAGGGGCACATGATCATCGCGGTGGGGGCCACATCGTTGATCCAGCAGGCATCATGGCCCGCGCCCGAGACGATATCCATATTTGAATATCCAAGCCTTTCAGCAGCTTGGCGCACGGCGCTCACGCAGTTTTCGTCGAACGCCGGCGGGTCGAACTGACCCACGATCTCGGCGCTGAAGCCCACGCCGATCTCGGCGCACAGCTTCGGCGCCCGTTCCATCAACTCGTCCACCATGGCATTGAGCTTGTCGAGCAGATGCGTGCGCATGTCGACGGTGAACACCACCTTGCCGGGGATGATATTGCGGCTGTTGGGGTAGACGTCGATATGCCCGATGGCGCCCACGGCGTTGGGCTGGTTCTTCATCGCGATCTCGTGGACCAGCTCGGTGATCAGCGCCAGGCCCCGGCCAGCGTTCTTGCGCATATGCATGGGGGTCGAGCCCGTGTGGCTTTCCTTGCCGGTCACGGTGCATTCGATCCAGCGCAACCCCTGCCCGTGGGTGACAACCCCGATATCCTTGCCCTCGGCCTCGAGGATAGGACCCTGTTCGATATGCAACTCGAACATGGCGTGCATCTTGCGATCGCCAACCTTTTCGGGCCCCTTCCAGCCGATCCGCTCCAACTCATCGCCAAAGCGTTTGCCGGTCGCATCCACCCGGTCATAGGCCCAGTCCAGCATATGCCGCCCCGAGAACACGCCCGAGGCCAGCATCGCCGGGGCAAAACGCGTGCCTTCCTCGTTCGTCCAGTTGGTGACGACGATCGGGTGTTTCGTCTTGATATTCAGGTCGTTGAGCGTGCGGATCACTTCAAGTCCGCCCAGAACGCCCAGCACCCCATCGTATTTCCCGCCGGTGGGCTGGGTGTCGAGATGGCTGCCCACATAGACCGGCAGCGCATCCGGGTCGGTGC comes from Roseibacterium elongatum DSM 19469 and encodes:
- a CDS encoding ABC transporter substrate-binding protein; translation: MKKTILGAAALAMTGTGAWAQDTVNLQLQWVTQAQFAGYYVALENGYYDEEGLDVNIMPGGPDIAPPQVLAGGAADVMLNWMPSALAARERGLSVVNIAQPFVRSGLMLTCWADTGITEPADLAGHTVAHWFFGNEYPFLSWMSQLGIPTDGSEGGVTLLQAGFNVDPLLQRQADCISTMTYNEYWQIIDAGITPEELVTFKYEDFGVATLEDGIWTLEENLEDPAFVDRMARFVRASMRGWTWAVENPEDAAMIVLDYDETGAQTEEHQMRMMGEIALLVEGGDGRLDEAAYQRTVDTLLAGGSDPVISEAPEGAFTHAVTDMALAE
- a CDS encoding choice-of-anchor L domain-containing protein — protein: MPTATELNVTVTSDATTLADQLFGDGITVQSATLTGSAGQAGTYTGGEATSAGVVPSDSGVIFSTGDVTDFTNSSGTTNTNTTGGTTTNHGGPGDAELSAVNGGAATFDAVVFEAVFVPDGDYITMQFTFSSEEYLEYVNSGFSDSLGVWVNGDFIAVTPIGDPVSIDTVNNVTNSNLYINNPAGSDPYNTEMDGFTVGLSFKAPVNAGVDNTIKIALADEGDGGWDTNVLFAEESIQTVALAFDDEVTFPVNESRVVDVLANDIDTLGQGLTITEVNGEPISVGGPAVVLATGQAVTLNADGTLTIATGTAVGTTLITYTVENADGTTDVGYLTLTTEAAPALDGIVDGTAAGEVIDGSYTGDPDGDLVDAGDATGVMGTTGDDDVIQAWGGDDTVNSGAGDDIVFAGSGNDLVNGGAGADSLDGGTGDDSIRGGTGADTLVGGAGDDTMAGGDDADSFFFSDGFGSDSVIGGEGGDDDDLMDFSNLSQGIEVVLSGTERGDATAGADEVAFEEIEGFVLTDQDDSFDGSAGMGAVAVDAGAGDDTLSGGGGDDTLTGGTGDDLLSGGDGDDLLSGGDGDDTFSYGGGLDTITDFNDPTAGAIDDGDPTNNDQIDLSGYYDHISELYADYADDGILNQSNTTDTRGLTVDYSDNAQFGTGEGIVFTGGAGDETFFTQENTGVVCFTPGTLILTPQGEIPIEQLRPGDLVMTRDNGIKPVVWIGHKTLNQAQLAASPWLRPVQLQAGHFGLERDLVVSPQHGVLLTPRDLAGGETLYRATHLARMPGGGARIKAGARSVTYIHLLFERHEVIWSNGIPTESFYPGPMAMGSLDRAALAELLELFPDLDGHNVAEVMGASARAYSRNKDLPPHLRALCSVG
- a CDS encoding Zn-dependent hydrolase → MAAPAENMTINGERLWDSLMEMAKIGPGVAGGNNRQTLTDEDAEGRALFQSWCEAAGLTMGVDEIGNMFARREGTDPDALPVYVGSHLDTQPTGGKYDGVLGVLGGLEVIRTLNDLNIKTKHPIVVTNWTNEEGTRFAPAMLASGVFSGRHMLDWAYDRVDATGKRFGDELERIGWKGPEKVGDRKMHAMFELHIEQGPILEAEGKDIGVVTHGQGLRWIECTVTGKESHTGSTPMHMRKNAGRGLALITELVHEIAMKNQPNAVGAIGHIDVYPNSRNIIPGKVVFTVDMRTHLLDKLNAMVDELMERAPKLCAEIGVGFSAEIVGQFDPPAFDENCVSAVRQAAERLGYSNMDIVSGAGHDACWINDVAPTAMIMCPCVDGLSHNEAEEISPEWATAGANVLFHAVVDTAEIVE
- the hydA gene encoding dihydropyrimidinase yields the protein MSKVIKGGTVVTADRQYKADVLIEGEKILEIGENLTGDEVIDASEAYVIPGGIDPHTHLEMPFMGTTAAETFESGTFAAAAGGTTMLVDFCLPGADGSLLNAIDDWDRKSKDQICVDISYHMAITDWNERIFNEMETVVKERGINTFKHFMAYKGALMVEDDEMFASFKRCAELGALPLVHAENGDIVQELQQKYLAEGVTGPEGHAYSRPPEVEGEAANRAIMIADAAGTPLYIVHVSCEQAHEAIRRARQKGMRVYGEPLIQHLTLDESEYFNKDWQYAARRVMSPPFRNKEHQASLWAGLAAGSLQVVATDHAAFDDQQKRMGVGDFTKIPNGTGGLEERMAMLWTQGVETGRLTPEEFVAATSSNIAKILNVYPMKGALVPGADADVVVWDPTIKKTISPATQKSIIDYNVFEGMEVTAQPRYTLSRGDVVWAYGQNSQPQPGRGKFVKRAPYASASKALSKWKSLNTPRKIERDPMNIPSGV
- a CDS encoding ABC transporter ATP-binding protein codes for the protein MAVASEIDGSASVNIALQAPVIEAKGLDLTFQTNDGPVQALRDVNLTIDKGDFVSFIGPSGCGKTTFLRVVAALEHPTGGSITVNGMTPDEARRNRAYGYVFQAAGLYPWRTIEKNIKLPLEIMGFDRAEQDRRVKNVLELVDLAGFGKKYPWQLSGGMQQRASIARALAFDADLLLMDEPFGALDEIVRDHLNEQLLELWARTHKTIGFVTHSIPEAVYLSTKIVVMSPRPGRITDVIESTLPPERPLDIRDTPEFLEIAHRVREGLRAGHAYDD
- a CDS encoding ABC transporter permease; amino-acid sequence: MKAVLQRGLVGDWVMPALGAVAVIAGALTDWRLGAILAVWIGAWLVNVLLANGGRGGGVRLLVPVIFGGTLLALWELAVTLYGVSPIILPAPSAIAQTFAANTDVLWADFQQTILKGALSGYVIGCGAAFLTALAIDRSAFLQRGLLPVGNFIAALPIVGTAPILVMWFGFGWQSKAAVVVAMVFFPMLVNAVQGLKASDQMQRDLMHTYAASYWQGLLKLRLPTALPFLFNGLKICTTLALIGAIVAEFFGSPTVGMGFRIKIEVGRLAMDMVWAEIAVAALAGSGFYGLVALIERKTTFWHPSQRRG
- a CDS encoding ABC transporter permease; protein product: MLGRGASAVARALLPVLVVVGVIVVLWYAAAMMMNRAWTLDQIERRGLEMTATEIVVDTLIQERPVLPAPHQVVGELWATTMGEPILRERRGEYRPNPRSLFFHAWQTLAPTMLGFAIGTLAGILLAVGIVHNRAMDLSVMPWAIASQTIPILAIAPMIIVVLNSIGLEGLIPKSLISAYLSFFPVVVGMVKGLRSPGAMDLDLLRTYSASGTETFWKLRLPASVPFLFASLKVGIAAALVGTIVAELPTGARFGLGARLLTGSYYGQTIQIWSALFMAAICAAALVGILGLIERLVLKRMGFAR